The sequence below is a genomic window from uncultured Methanobrevibacter sp..
TGGTAAATCCACTTTTGCTGAGGAATATTGTAAACAAGCTGGTTTAAATCCTATTGTTGTAGATATTGATGATACTAATTATAGTACTCAAGCTAATCCTGATGTGGATTTTATTGGTAATGATAGGCAAATCTTTACTAAAATTTGTAATCTTTTGGATGAGATTAATAAAACTGATTTTGACACTATTATTTATGATGGATGGGATAGTAGTATGGAGAAAATTACTCCGAAAGAAAAGGATGGTAATCCATTTTATCATTTAAGTGTCCGTAAACAAAGATGTGAAATGATTATGAATAGGTTATTGAATTCTGGTAAGCATCTTATTTTTATTGGGCAAGTGGATACTAAAATTGTTGATGACCCTAAAAATAAACCATCTTATCCAGTTAAAGTTATGAATAATTGTGTTAATGTGAGTTATTTCTGTTATGTTACTAAAGATGGTGAATTTCTTTATGATATTATGAAGAATCGTTTTGGTGACCGTTTAAGTGGGTTGAATGTTTTTGAACCTATCCCTTATATTGTAAAACAGGAAAAAGTGGAGCCTATTGTTCAAAAACCTAAAAAGGACAAACTTGTTGAGAATAATGTTGATGAAAGTGAGAATCTTGCGGTTCCTCGTTTGATTCAAGAATGTGTGGATGCATTAGTTCGTAATGGTAGGATTCCTACTAATGATGTGGTGCGTATTTGTATTGAGGATAGGTGTAAGGACCAGGAGGAACATGATTTGTGTATGAAGTGGTTGGATGAAAATATTAATCTTGGGGGCATTTCTTAAAAATGTCCTCTAAAATTTTTATTAAATTTGCAGATAAAGAGGGTGTGCAGTTTGAAGTGCATTCTGATTCTGGTGAAGTGTATATGGTTACTTGGGATTTTGATAATGGATGGATGTGCGATTGTAAAGGCTGTTTGTTAGGTAAGCATCTTTGTAAGCATATTTGTGCTTGTATTAATTATATGAATTTTGTGAATATGGCCTTGCTTAATGATCATCATGTTTTTAAGGGTGAGGTGAGTGTATGAATATGAATGGTGAGTTTCCTATGGATCAACGTGTTAGTATTCGTTTGCATATTAGTGAGAAAAAGCAAGCTCAGGATTTACCTTTCACTTACAGGGAGATTTTTATGTATGGGTTACGGGCGTTGTCTCATGAGGAAACTATGTTGAAATTTAGCATTGGTAGTCTTGAGGAGACTTTAGCTGAGAAGGAGGCTGAGGTGCATAGTTTGAAGGCTTTGGTTTCTGCGAAGAAAAATAGGTTGAGGATGATTGCTCCTCATGAGTTGGATGAGTCTACTTTGCGTAGTATGTTGGTTGATTCTGCTAGGGAGTATGCAGTGTCTATTTTTAATCGTCATGGTGAGCATTCTCTTAGGAGTATTGAGAGTGGTGTTGCGAAGTCTAGTATTCGTTCTGAGGGGCGTGAGTTAGGTTATGATGGTGAGAAGTTTTTGGTTGAGGTGAAGAATTATCTTGAGGATTTGTGTCAGACATTGGTGTCTGACAGTTCAGGTGATGAGAATGAAATGTATGACAAGGATGTCTGACATTTCAAATTGTAAGTATTATTCAAATGTCGGACAGGCACTGTGTCGGTATGACATTTGGTTAAGTTAGTTAAATTCTATTGTCGGACAGTATTGTCTGACATTTGAAAGGGGATTATTATTATTAATTATTATTATTAATAATTCTTTTTCAATATCAATGATATCATATAACAATGTTATAAAGAGGTTAAAAAAATGAATTCTACAATATTAGAATTGGAACAACAAGACATTGAATTACAACTACGAGCAATTCAATTGAAACGAAAACAATTAGAAATTGAACGAGAGAAATTAAACAAAAAATATTCCAAACCTAAAGCTGAAGATAATCCAAAGAGTTTTAATAATCTCACAATCCCTCATAAAAAAGAGGAATTGTACCTTCATTACAGCAATTATGTGAAAGATAATCATATTAACATTACTGATGTTTGCCCAGATGGATCTATTATGATTCGCCATGGTAAAGATTCATGTACCATTTCCAAAAAATATTCCATGAGATCATTATCTTGGATTAAACAGAAATTACCTGTTTGGGTAAATCTTCAAAGGGAAACTAATCATTTTTGGGATAAGATTGCGAATAAGTATTCACGTAAATTCTTACCTAAAGGTGAAAGCATCTCCCGTACTACTATGAAGAAATTATGTTACTTTGTGGATTCAGGTAATGCAGAAGTTTGGTTTGAGAAATATGATTATTTAAAAGGTAAAGGAAAACAAGTTACATTGGAAGGAGGAGTTTTATGAGTAATACAAAACTATTAGCAGACACTAGACATTTATTAGTATCATTAAGTGGTTTAAAAGCATTCGATAATCTTGCTGAAGGAGTCACTAGTAATGATAGTCATGTTAGTGTAAATATATCTGAGTTAATACCATTGGATTTCAGTAATGAAATACAACTAATTGATGAGGCATTAAAAGTCGATGATAGTATTGATGATAGTATAATGGGTAATTTATGTGAATGGTCTAGTTTGGTTACTGAGGTCTCTGTTAAAGAAGTTGATTTATTCAATAAAAAAGAAGCGTATAATGCTTTAAGTGAGGAGATTATAGCAAGTACTGATTTTAAGGCATTATATGGTAAGAATAATGAGAGTATTCGTAAACAACATTGTCGTGAAGAATTATCTGAGGAGTATAATGAGATTAAAAAATTAGAGTTTGGTATTGATTATTGTAAAAGACGCATTAGTTTTTTAAAGTCATTGATACGTGTTAAAACTGTAAGTATGGAGATTAAAGAATGAAGTATTATTTAATTTACTTCTTTCTTTTTCTTATTTTAATAATGGTGTATGTTGGTGGATTTTTGAATGAAAAAAGAAAGGAACGTAAAAGTAAGAGGGATTTTAAACGACGTCAAGAAAAATATGGGAAGATGATATGATGAGTTTAATGACTATTGAACAGATTGTTAAAAAGATAATGGGTGGAAATTGTAGGTATAAATTAAATTTGCCTAAAAAACAATTCCTGGTCGAATCAGATGATCCTATTTCTCAAGAGGATATTGATAAGATTTGTGATGAGGTTATGGCTTTTGAATCTTTAAGAAGTTTTGATGGAAAAGTAGTATTTTTTAATTATTGGTGATATGGATGGAATTAGAACAGGTTAAGTTTAACAAAAAATGGATTACTCCAATTCGCAACGGAAATAAAACTCAAACAATGAGAACCCCTGAAAAAAGAATTGAAACTCCAGTTGGTAAAATCATAGCTGCAATATTCCCAGGAACATTAAATGTCATAGCATTACTCATCACAAAAAAAGGGTATAAATCATTTAAAAATATTAATGATGCTGATGCTCAACGTGAAGGATTTCATCGTGCTTTTGAATTG
It includes:
- a CDS encoding AAA family ATPase, which translates into the protein MVLKFKDRESPKNRLKIHVCGLTGCGKSTFAEEYCKQAGLNPIVVDIDDTNYSTQANPDVDFIGNDRQIFTKICNLLDEINKTDFDTIIYDGWDSSMEKITPKEKDGNPFYHLSVRKQRCEMIMNRLLNSGKHLIFIGQVDTKIVDDPKNKPSYPVKVMNNCVNVSYFCYVTKDGEFLYDIMKNRFGDRLSGLNVFEPIPYIVKQEKVEPIVQKPKKDKLVENNVDESENLAVPRLIQECVDALVRNGRIPTNDVVRICIEDRCKDQEEHDLCMKWLDENINLGGIS
- a CDS encoding ASCH domain-containing protein gives rise to the protein MELEQVKFNKKWITPIRNGNKTQTMRTPEKRIETPVGKIIAAIFPGTLNVIALLITKKGYKSFKNINDADAQREGFHRAFELKEELLSIYPYLEDYNRVYYYQFRVVAQIKDENARVI